The Polyangium mundeleinium genome contains the following window.
GGGTTGTTGTTCGTCCCGAGCTTCGGGACGATCCCGTGCCCGAGGTGGAAGTTCGCCTGTTGCGCCGCGTTGACCGGCGGCGGGGTCCCGTCCGCGAGCACCCACTTCGCGCTCTTCAGGAACCTGCAGACGCCGATCGCCTTCGCCGCGTCGGCGGGATCCATGCTGGCGAGCGCGAGTCCGCTGTCGCAGGGAGGCGGCAGGACGTCGACCGTGCCGTCGCAGTCCTCGTCCGCAGGCTCGGGGAGGTTGCCGTTCTCGTCCTTCTCCGCGATGACCTCGACCGCGTTCGGATTGACGAACTTGTCGCAGTCGTTGCAGTCGCCTTCGAGCTCGGTGTAGCCGTCGCCGTCGTTGTCCGCGTCGGGCGCGCCTTCGTCACAAGCACTGCCGCCCGCGCCGCCCGTGCCGGTCGACGAGGTGCTCGTCGTGATGAGGATGTTTCCATCGCCACCCTGACCGAAGTTGCCGGCACCGCCCATGCCGCCGGCGCCGCCGGTTCCACCCTCCCCCCCGGAGTTGCCGCTGCCGCCGCCCGCCGCGCATGCGCCCGCCGTCGTCGCGGCGACGACGCACAACCCGACGAGCCCGAACCATGTGGATGTTCTCGACCGCTTCATGACGACGCCCTCGTGATGCAAAAGGATTCTTCGGGGACTCACGGTCGCCGTCGTCGCCCGATGGCCCGCCGGATCGGCCACGTCGAGCAAGCGGTACCTCGGGGAAAGGAAGACGCACGTATCGATGGACACGGCGAGCGCAAGCATGCCTAGCGTAGCCGAACGGCCAGCAGGCTGTCACGCGCTCGGGGCGCTTCCGGGGTCCTGGAGGGGGGAGCGTGCGGTGGGACGGTAGGAGAGCGCGCCGCGTGGACGCGCCGTCACTCAGGCTTCGGGCGAGGCCGAGGAAGCCTTCTTGCGCTTCTTCTGGTCCTTCTTGCTGCTGCCGTTCGCGTGCGACGAGCCGTTCGTGGTCGACACACTCGGACGGAGCAGGTCGTCGGCCATCTTCGCGGCCCGATCCGTCTTCTCCCAGGAGAAGTCGTCCCGGCCGAAATGCCCGTACGCCGCGGTCTTGCGGTAGATCGGCTTGAGCAGGTCGAGCTGATCGATGATCGCCTTCGGCCGCATGTCGAAGCTCTCGAGGATGTACTTCTCGAGCACCTCGTCGGCGACGCGGCCCGTGCCGAAGGTGTTCACGTGGACGCCGACCGGCTGCGCGACGCCGATCGCGTAGGCGATCTGCA
Protein-coding sequences here:
- a CDS encoding choice-of-anchor L domain-containing protein, whose amino-acid sequence is MLALAVSIDTCVFLSPRYRLLDVADPAGHRATTATVSPRRILLHHEGVVMKRSRTSTWFGLVGLCVVAATTAGACAAGGGSGNSGGEGGTGGAGGMGGAGNFGQGGDGNILITTSTSSTGTGGAGGSACDEGAPDADNDGDGYTELEGDCNDCDKFVNPNAVEVIAEKDENGNLPEPADEDCDGTVDVLPPPCDSGLALASMDPADAAKAIGVCRFLKSAKWVLADGTPPPVNAAQQANFHLGHGIVPKLGTNNNPQEGNSMLLLSSGKARDKGDVDATYRTFDKGYTSNAPFGFPKASPSCPNVLTGLPHDATGLEMEVDVPSNALSVSFDFQFLSYEWPDFLCREYNDFFVAYMVPFPMGQSDGNIAFDMFGAPISVNNKFFEACGCPGNPVGPTGECVASGFSFKCALETKQLLGTTFEKDEANAGWTHGSTGWLRTTTAVTPGAPIRLRLVTYDSSDGKVDSSALIDNWRWSGKAGTTVTEVIIPK